The following are from one region of the Lacinutrix sp. Bg11-31 genome:
- a CDS encoding PadR family transcriptional regulator, giving the protein MYSKELTKGTLKPIILKLLSQHDKMYGYEITQKVKELTKGKIDISEGALYPILHKLEHNKVLETEKVYIGKRVRKYYSVTKTGEQVIKEQTEQINDFIKTLSLIFNSKSIAK; this is encoded by the coding sequence ATGTATAGCAAAGAACTCACAAAAGGAACACTAAAACCTATCATTTTAAAATTGTTAAGTCAGCATGATAAAATGTATGGTTACGAGATTACCCAAAAGGTAAAAGAACTTACCAAAGGAAAAATAGACATTTCAGAAGGTGCCTTATATCCTATTTTGCATAAACTAGAACACAATAAGGTTTTAGAAACCGAAAAAGTATACATAGGTAAACGCGTTAGAAAATACTATTCGGTAACAAAAACTGGAGAGCAAGTTATAAAAGAGCAAACCGAACAGATTAACGATTTTATAAAAACACTATCATTAATATTTAACTCTAAATCTATAGCAAAATGA